The genomic region GACAAAATTTAACAGACTGTGAAATTTTAGAACAATCAATAATACAAATTTGATCGAAAAAGTTTTAGCGCGAGGAAGTCACCTGCTATTGAATACCTCGTTCAATAGCTTAAACCGAAGATTTTAGGAAACAATTGTAAAATCGCGATCAAACCAGAGAAGAATTgagacggtttttgttttatacaaTTTAATACTACAATTCTCTAACGGACCGCATGAATTTAGCTGGAGGGCCGGACTTTCCCGACCCCTGCTTCAATTTATTAGAGTACAAAGCGTTAACTTCCTTCTTCGAGTAGTCGCAAGAACGTTCAAATTTGCTCTCACGAACCGTGATAAGACGGTATTCTGAGTTTGAAGCAAGGACTGGGGTGATAGTGTTGTCATGCAAGTCAAACGTTCATTACAATCTTGCATTTGCAAGAGCTAACCTCGGATATACATCAGAGAGCATCCGCCAGCCAttctgtttcgaagcacggtTATAGCTAATATGTTGATTCAGAAGAAAGTTTCGTTTTTGGCGGTCTTGTTAGGTGTAGTGGTGTTATCGTTTCGTGCTGTTTCAGGTAAGAAATGGGTGAAAGTTATAGTTTTTCCTCTCTAAACTTTGCTTGACTTTGCTTTCATTGTTCCAGGGAAAAGAATATCCGAACTGAGTAAGTTGCGCGGTACAAGTTCTTGCCTAAAAGGTTATTCGTATGGCTAATGTGATTCCGtttgttgtatgtttttaGAATGTGACGCATACAAAGAAATAATATCATCGATGAGTGGCATCATGACCCTTAGTCTTAAACCGATGGCTTTGTACTACAAAGTGAAAAACTGCTCGAACGTAGTTGATCTGATAGTGGGAGGAGAAAGAGCCGTGTATGGTGAATATCCTCACCATGCTATCCTCGGCTTTCCCCAAGACGATGGAAGTTACAGTTTCAGCTGTGGTGGCTCTCTGATATCAAATCGATTTATTCTGACGGCAGCACATTGTTTCAGCTTTGCCAATGCGACGTTGGTTAGGTTGGGTGTGTACGACCTTACGGAAGACTCTGTCAATCAGGTCGACTTCGGTATCGCAGAGATCATCCGCCACCCGAACTATTCGAACATTATGGCCTACCACGACATCGCACTCATTCGGCTAAATGAAACTGTACTCTTCTCGAAATTTATTCGTCCGGCCTGTCTTTGGACGGAGCCTGTCCTTAATACGAGCAGTTTCATCGCAACGGGTTTTGGAAGGTTGGGGGAAGGTAATGACTTGGCAGGATTCCCCAAACATGTGCGCTTTCTCGTTTGAATAACTTCGATGCAATGTGCTTCCGTAGGTACCTTTGAATTGTCGTCTTATATGATGAAGGTGAAGTTGGATCTGTTTCCATCGGCCGAATGCCAACGAAAATATAAAGGAATTCGCAAGCTCCGTCACGGAATGAGTGATGGTCAGCTCTGTGTGGGAAGCATTGTCGGAGGTAAGGACACATGCCAAGGCGACTCAGGTGGACCACTCCAAGTGATAACGGAGCCTAGAAGCTGTATCTATAACATCGTTGGTGTGACATCGACCGGTACTGCTTGTGGAGTAGGTACCTCCATAGCCATCTATACGAATGTGGCATTCTATCTTGATTGGATCGAGAAAATTGTTTGGCCGCAGTAATCAGTATGTTAAAAGTAATGAACGTTGCAAAACACAATAAACATAACTTACCATAGGATTGGATGACTACACGTGATTTTACTGACATACGCTCAGTAATTAAAGCAGCTTATCTTCTAAACGTTTTGAATACTGTGagcatgttttgtttcgtaatggtttagaaggttctaTTGCTCGAATTctcgataaaaaataaacatattaatTTGATGCTGCACTCAAGACAAGATTTATTAAACTGTGAAGTTTTAGCATTATCAATGAAAAAAACCTGATCGAAAAAGTCTTATATAAGCAGATGAGGAAGTCACCTGCTATTGAGTACATCGTTTAATAGTTTAACGTAAGTTTTTAAGTAAAAACGATTGTAAAATCGTGATCAAACTAGACAAGAACTGagatgtttttcttgtttcatatGTTGCACTACAATTTTCTAACGGCATGTGTTGCGTCCTGCAACAGTTTTACGGCcaacagtttttctttctcctttgtACTTATCGAAACACGCTTTTGTAAGCATTCGtcctctttttattttatccaatCTCGGATCCCGAACACTATAAAATTTACACGTGTTTTTCTGTTAATTTGACCGAAAAAGACCCGTGTCCCGGCTTGAGCcccttttatcattttatcagACGCGCCCGTCAGCTGGTCGTCTCTTTCTTGGATGGACCCTACGGTCCCTGACCAGCTAGCGGACGCAGCTTCTCACCACTGCAACTGCTTTCTGTTGACGGCTCCAACCGGTTCAATTTAAACTGGCACCTATCGGATCGTTGTTTTCACAACAGCATGAATTTAGCTAGTGGGCCGGACTTTCCCGACCCCTGCTTCAATGTATTGGACTACAAAGTGTTAACTTCCTTCTTCGACTAGTCTCAAAAAAGTTCCAGCAAACAGAATCGTTGAATATTTGACATGAATATGCTCTCACGAACCGTGATAAGGCGGTATTCTGAATTTCCAGCAAGGACTTGGGGTGATAACGTTCTCGTGCAAGTCAAACGATCATTAAAATCCTGCATTCGCAAGAGCTAACCTCTGGTAGACATCAGAGAGCATCCGCCAGTCAttctgtttcgaagcacggtAGTAGCTAATACAGTATGTTGATTCAGAAGAAAGTTTCGTTTTTGACGGTCTTGTTAGGTGTAGtggtgttttcgttttgtgctGTTTCAGGTAGGAAATGAGTGAAAATTATAGTTTCgttaaaaattttcttttcgaaaattAACTTGACTTTGCTTTCATTGTTCCAGGGAAAAGAATATCCGAACTGAGTAAGTTGCGCGGCACAAGTTGTTGCCTAAAAGATTATTCGTATGGCTAATGTGATTCCGtttgttgtatgtttttaGAATGCGACGCATACAAAGAAATAATATCATCGACGAGTGGCATCATGACCCTTAATATGAATCCGATGGCTTTGTACTACAAAGTGCAAAACTGCTCCAACGTAGTTGATCTGATAGTGGGAGGAGAAAGAGCCGTGTATGGTGAAT from Anopheles coustani chromosome 3, idAnoCousDA_361_x.2, whole genome shotgun sequence harbors:
- the LOC131258711 gene encoding serine protease snake-like, with amino-acid sequence VPGKRISELKCDAYKEIISSMSGIMTLSLKPMALYYKVKNCSNVVDLIVGGERAVYGEYPHHAILGFPQDDGSYSFSCGGSLISNRFILTAAHCFSFANATLVRLGVYDLTEDSVNQVDFGIAEIIRHPNYSNIMAYHDIALIRLNETVLFSKFIRPACLWTEPVLNTSSFIATGFGRLGEGTFELSSYMMKVKLDLFPSAECQRKYKGIRKLRHGMSDGQLCVGSIVGGKDTCQGDSGGPLQVITEPRSCIYNIVGVTSTGTACGVGTSIAIYTNVAFYLDWIEKIVWPQ